In Leptospira hartskeerlii, a single window of DNA contains:
- a CDS encoding ABC transporter ATP-binding protein, which yields MAILETNRLTKAFGKITVVDSLDLSIEEGEIFALIGPNGAGKTTTIKMLTTLLPPTSGSASIGGFDLKTQTEKIRRMIGYVPQMISVDGSLTGYENLMLFAKLYDIPSSERKHRIEESLHFMGLDAYGKALLQSYSGGMLRRLEIAQATLHRPKVLFLDEPTVGLDPIGRSVVWEHIIDLQKQYSSTIVLTTHLMDEADKLCDRIALMSRGRLAVVGTPEELKKSVGGSAKTLEDVFIHYAQENLSDSDENLHAISQERKTARRLG from the coding sequence ATGGCAATACTTGAAACAAATCGTTTAACTAAAGCATTCGGTAAAATTACCGTAGTTGATTCTCTGGACTTATCTATCGAAGAAGGTGAAATTTTCGCTTTGATCGGGCCCAATGGAGCTGGGAAAACTACTACGATCAAAATGTTGACCACACTTTTGCCCCCAACATCGGGAAGCGCGTCTATCGGTGGTTTCGATCTTAAAACACAAACTGAAAAAATCCGCAGGATGATCGGATATGTTCCTCAAATGATTTCAGTGGACGGAAGTTTGACCGGATACGAAAACCTTATGCTTTTTGCTAAACTTTATGATATTCCTTCTTCCGAGCGAAAACATAGAATAGAGGAAAGTCTTCATTTTATGGGACTAGATGCCTATGGAAAAGCTCTATTACAAAGTTATTCGGGGGGAATGCTTAGAAGACTTGAGATTGCTCAGGCGACTTTACATCGACCGAAAGTTCTCTTTTTGGACGAACCTACAGTGGGCTTGGATCCGATAGGTAGGAGCGTTGTTTGGGAACATATTATAGATTTACAAAAGCAATATTCAAGCACGATCGTCTTGACGACACATTTGATGGATGAGGCGGATAAACTTTGCGATAGGATCGCCTTAATGTCAAGGGGAAGATTGGCCGTTGTTGGAACACCCGAAGAGCTCAAGAAATCCGTCGGAGGATCCGCAAAAACTCTAGAAGATGTCTTTATTCATTATGCGCAGGAGAATCTGAGCGACTCCGATGAAAACTTACATGCAATAAGTCAGGAAAGAAAGACAGCGAGACGATTGGGATAA
- a CDS encoding ABC transporter permease yields the protein MILNFLKKTCVITELEIRKVIHDPTEILTRSVQPALWLLVFGQVFAKMPMMAGRTNYISFMTPGILAQSVLFVSIFSGIAIIWEKDLGLIQKMLTTPTPRASIVLGKAISAGLRTLPILLIIYILAFVLGVSVRWDLFSIFGVLSFVLLGAIFFSTFSLIIACLVKTRERFMGIGQLLTMPLFFASNAIYPIEIMPDWLKVLSHVNPLTYVIDGLRTFMLGTPAAFNLGFDLGILFFSSCVAVSIGAILYKRVAM from the coding sequence ATGATCTTAAATTTTTTAAAAAAGACCTGCGTAATAACTGAACTCGAAATTCGAAAGGTCATACACGATCCAACAGAAATTTTGACTAGATCCGTTCAACCGGCTCTTTGGCTTTTGGTTTTCGGTCAGGTTTTTGCAAAGATGCCAATGATGGCGGGAAGAACAAATTATATATCCTTCATGACTCCCGGAATTCTTGCACAAAGCGTTTTATTCGTTTCGATCTTTTCCGGAATAGCGATCATTTGGGAAAAAGATCTGGGTTTAATCCAAAAGATGCTTACTACTCCCACTCCGAGGGCCTCGATCGTTTTAGGTAAAGCGATCTCCGCTGGACTTAGGACTTTGCCTATCCTTTTGATCATTTATATATTGGCTTTCGTTTTGGGAGTTTCGGTTCGTTGGGATTTGTTTAGTATATTCGGAGTTTTAAGTTTCGTTTTATTAGGGGCCATTTTCTTTTCCACATTTTCACTTATCATTGCCTGCCTCGTAAAAACAAGGGAGAGATTTATGGGAATCGGACAATTGCTCACGATGCCTCTCTTTTTCGCAAGTAATGCCATTTACCCGATAGAGATAATGCCGGACTGGCTAAAGGTATTGTCACATGTAAATCCCCTCACATACGTGATCGACGGACTTAGGACTTTTATGCTCGGAACTCCTGCCGCATTTAATCTAGGCTTTGACCTCGGTATTTTGTTTTTTTCGTCCTGCGTTGCCGTTTCGATCGGTGCTATCCTATACAAAAGGGTGGCGATGTAA